The sequence GATCGGGCGCTCGTTCCCGTTCGTACAAATGCTCGAGCACTGCGTATACCGTGCCGGGAAACAGATAACCGCGCAGCTCGGCTGCATAGATGCAATCGGCGCGCGTCCGTAAGAGTGTCCGTTGGTGTGGCGGTCGCAGCACAACACTGGCATCGCTGGGACCGAATTGTTGCGCTTCCAGTCGATCGCGATGGCGCGCGCGCGCGGCGCTCGCGACGACGGTCATGACGAGTCCGAGTGCCGCACCGGTAGGAAATCCGAATACGACAATAGCTAGGGCGATTGCCAATTGCAGCGCGTAGTCACCTGGCAACAACCGCGCCCGCGTTGCGATCAGCCAGTGCTCGAGAATTTCAATTCCTAACAGGATCGACAATCCGCCGACAATCGGCCGCGGGCAGACCGACAAAATGCTCGGCAGCTGCGTTGCCGCGATCGCCAACACCAGCCCAGAGAGTATGCCCGTTAGCCGCCCGCGGCCGCCATACTGCCGCGCTTCTAACGACTCATCGGCTCCATGGACGCCCGTTCCACCCGTGCCGAGCCCTGCCAGCAGGCTCGCGCAGCCCGCTACCCGCAACTCGACGTCAAGATCGAGGTCCCGGCCGGCCGCCAGGTTTAATTCGTCGAGGGCGATCGCAACTGCCAACACGCTTATCCCTGCCAGTGCAAGGACGAGTATTGCGTTTTCAGGCGTTGCCAGCGCTTCCCAGTTGAAGCGCTGCCAGCGGGAGAGCGGCAATAGCAGCGTGCCAACTCCATTGGCATCGTCGGTAGCAAATGGACCCAGCAGCCAACCAACCGCCCGTGCCTCGCTCACAGGCACTTGTAAGAGCAGTAGTAGCAAGTAAAACAGCCCGGTTCCGATAAGTGCGCCGAGTCCAATTGCCAACTTGCGGTGGCGGAATCGACTCGACTCCAGAACTGCGAGAGCAAATAACAACGCAGTCAACCACTGCCAGATCGCTGGGGCCTGAAGTAGCTCGCCGAGTCCGTCCCAACGCAATGGCAGACCGGTTGCCACCAAAACGCCTGCCCGCACCAATAGCCAGCCGAGACCGGCGAACAACCCACCGATCGGCGGTGAGGGCACGTAGCGCGCTAAACTCCCAACCTTGCCGAGACCTACTGCCAAGGCAACCGCACCACTTGCTACCGATGCCAGGGCAATTGCACCCGCTACTGTTGATACGGCATCTGCCCCCTCAGGGGCGACCGACAGCTGTCTGTAGGTCGCGCTGGCAACCGCACCGAGCAAAACCACTTGCTCCGGCCGCACGACCGCGATCGCACCCGCCCACTGGCTGCCGAGGGCGATCGCCGTGCGGGCAATGGCCGTACTGAAGAACACCAACAGGACGCCCAGCGGTAGCAGCGGCTCCA comes from Rubidibacter lacunae KORDI 51-2 and encodes:
- a CDS encoding cyclic nucleotide-binding domain-containing protein — its product is MAIGKYGARLCASLVAELRPPQLLASTIAGGLSGLAAIVPALALAADLFGGPLEPLLPLGVLLVFFSTAIARTAIALGSQWAGAIAVVRPEQVVLLGAVASATYRQLSVAPEGADAVSTVAGAIALASVASGAVALAVGLGKVGSLARYVPSPPIGGLFAGLGWLLVRAGVLVATGLPLRWDGLGELLQAPAIWQWLTALLFALAVLESSRFRHRKLAIGLGALIGTGLFYLLLLLLQVPVSEARAVGWLLGPFATDDANGVGTLLLPLSRWQRFNWEALATPENAILVLALAGISVLAVAIALDELNLAAGRDLDLDVELRVAGCASLLAGLGTGGTGVHGADESLEARQYGGRGRLTGILSGLVLAIAATQLPSILSVCPRPIVGGLSILLGIEILEHWLIATRARLLPGDYALQLAIALAIVVFGFPTGAALGLVMTVVASAARARHRDRLEAQQFGPSDASVVLRPPHQRTLLRTRADCIYAAELRGYLFPGTVYAVLEHLYERERAPDREPLAYAIVDFRAAIEFDSAAVRYCRELQHLAARRNWTAIVSGLSPAGQYILRKNGCHLVDAVETVGAVDAESEAMLLFPDLAQAVGWCENELLMAAPPQERRFLPLAEQLKQRFADDDNAMRFMGYLEPMRLTAGDRLFRRGEETTGLYFLETGRISLQVAEADDRWRIVCVYEPGTLFGANDLYRAQSHSTDAVAERDSRLYRLTMRALSRMEALDPELALTCHRFVLSWAVALPSDPPTRL